GTTCAGGTCGCCTCGTACGAACCATCTGCGCTTCCTCATGCCGCCGATGATTTGATGGCACGTGTTACGGCGCTTTATGATGCCGATCCGCAACTGCATCCAGTCTGGGCCGCAGCGCTCGAGACCAACGGCTTGGCAGCAGGTGTCGGTGCGAGCCGGGATCCGGTCAGCCTCGGTAGGCTGACCGCGAGTTTCCTTACCAAGCCGTCGGGGCCCCGGATAGCGATGCTCGAGACGCTGGGCTGGGATACGCATACGGCTCAAAAGGGCCGCCTCGCCAATCAGCTAAAAGGCCTCGACGCGATGCTTGCGGCGTTGCGTGATGGCCTTGGTGCTGCGTGGTCACAGACAACAGTGCTGGTGGCGACCGAGTTCGGCCGGACTGCGGCTGTCAACGGATCGGGTGGCACGGATCACGGCACGGCCTCCGTCGCAATGCTCGTCGGAGGTGCGGTAAAGGGTGGTCGGATTGTGTCGGATTGGCCGGGCTTGGCTCCGGCAAAACTCTATCAACAGCGTGACTTGCGTCCGACTTCCAGCCTGGACGGATTGATCGCGGGCGTTGCAGCCGAAAGCTTCGAACTCGATCATGAAAAGGTCGGACGTACCCTTTTTTCGCAGAACACGATCGGCCGGCCGATGTCAGATCTACTTAAAAGCTGATGGTGTATCTTTTGAGCGAGTGGTCGCTTTTCTATTGCGGCCGATGACCCGAACGGAGATTATTGCTCATGGCGCGCTGTTGGCGCACACCTCGGCAATATCGAACGCTAACGGTACTCAGCAAATTGGCCGCGGTAATTGGCGACACGGCCTATGCAAGCAACACGGCGACGCGGGCGGTGGACTTCATTAACACATGGATATTGGGTTGCCAGCGACGGGACTGTCACCGGCAACACTCAGACAGGCATCTTCTGGGGTTCAAATTCGATCTTATCCCTACAGCGAAACGTGCGGCGGCGTTTGCCAAGCTCGTTGCAGACATGAGAAGACCCTCACCGAGTTTTTATATAGTCCGTCGGCGGCGGCCAAGCCAATGTTTCCACAAGCCGTTATCAAACCGATCAGCGCACTCGCCCCGCCCATAACGACTCCGATTGCCAAGACGCTATCAACCGACCCAGAAGCCGACCGCCTTTCAATGCTCAACCGGCTCGCAAAGACCTACGGGCTGATGAGGCGACGCTGTCAGCAGCAATCGCGAAAGGCACGTCGTCCGATTCGTTCGCTTTGGAATGTTTCGATCGCCAGGAAAGCGAAGCTTGGTGGCTCAGATCGTGGCGCGGATTACGGCTGCTTAAGGAAGTGATTCGCTCCAATGCCTCTATCTGGCGCGACGGAATCTACGGATCATCATCGAACGGAACACACGCGCAGAATCTGTTGCGACCGAACCATTAGGCTGTGAAATTAGCTCCAAATGGTCAACGGCTTTTTCCATTTGCATTTCCGTTACACCCTAATTTTTCAGGCATCAACAAGTAGTTAAAATGCATAGTAAATATTGTGTATCAAGAAATTTCTCCTGCTAAGGAACCCGATATGTTCACTTGTCTCGCCAACCATCACGACGAACTAGAAGCTCGGCTCGCCAACATGGATTGGATTTCTGCCCACACGCAAGAGCAGCGGTCGCGGCTGGGAGACATTCTCGTTCAACTCTAATATCAGTTGCTTGACGCTCCGGCGCGCACGGCTGAAGATCGATCGTGGATATTGCGGCAACTTATCCGCGCCGAAGGGGAAGGATGGCCGGCCGGTAGCAGGGCAGAGGGTTCGAAGGCCGAATATATCACCTTGCTAACCGCTTCATATCGGGCCGAATCTACAACTGAGAGAGCCTTTCAGGCGCGCGCCGCGCTGTACAGGATAAGTCTCTTTCTGAAACGACTGTTTTGGCGCGCTCTCTCGCCGGCCTGATACCTCGACCGGACACCCGTCCTAAATCCGTGCATAAACAAAAGTATGACAGAAAAACCATAATCCACGAAAACATAACGTTCTCAATGACTTTTGGCGGACAGGGTGGGATTCGAACCCACGGTGAGCTTCCACCCACGGCGGTTTTCAAGACCGCTGCCTTAAACCACTCGGCCACCTGTCCGGAATTTCCTACCCGGAGTGGCCCGCTTAGCGGCTCCGCGCCTGAACGTGCAAGCCCTACGACAAAGGGGATTCCCCACACCCGCCTCCTGTGCCATGTTCAGCCAATGAGGGGAAAAACAAAAATCGCCACAAAGCTCGCCTTTGGACTGGCGTTCGCCACAGCTATGATAGTACCGGTTACAACGCTCGGTGGCAGCCCCGCAGTTGCGCAGAATGGTTCTGGTTTCGACGCCTATATGGCCCAACTTGGGCGCCAGGCGATCGCACAGGGCGTGACCCGGCAAACGGTCGACGCCGTTATCCCGACCCTCACATTTAACCAGCGTGTCGTCGATCTGGATCGTGCTCAACCGGGCGGCAACCCTGCTGGCCCCACATCCGCCATTCCAGCTTTTGCCCCGTATCGTGCCAAGCACGTCGATGCCGCACGTATTGCGCGCGGACGCGTAAAATATCAGGCGCTCCGGGGCCTCCTTGCTCGCGTTGAGCGAGAAACTGGCGTCCCTGAATCAATCATGGTTTCGATATGGGGCAACGAAACCAACTATGGATCTTACACGGGCGATTTCGATCTGCCTCGCTCACTTGCCAGCCTCGCGTATGACGGGCGGCGGCGTGACCTGTTCGCACAGGAATTCATCGATTCACTGAAAATCATCGATCGTGGCATCTCTCGCGATACGATCAAGGGCAGTTGGGCAGGAGCTACCGGCTTGCCCCAATTCCTGCCATCAATGTATTTGAAGGTCGCCCGCGACGGCGACGGCGACGGCCGCATCGATATCTGGAATAGTGAGGCTGACGCGCTCGCCTCGATAGCCAACTATTTTGTGCAGGCCGGCTGGCGACCGAATCAACCTTGGGGCGTCGCTGTGAATGTACCAGCTTCACTCAATCGCGCTGCACTGGTCAATCGCACAGTCTCACCGCGCTGTCCCCGCGTACATGACCGCCATACGCGCTGGTTGACGGTAGGTGAATGGCGCTCGCTGGGAGTAACGCCCACAGGACGCACGCTCCCCGATTCAACTCTGGCTTCGCTTTTAGAGCCTGACGGTCCGGGTGCGACAGCCTATCTCCTCACGGGCAACTATCGCGTGATTCTCGATTATAATTGTTCCAATTTCTACGCGCTATCGGTGGCGCTATTATCTGATGCAGTTGCAGGCGGTTGAGGATTGAACCGATCACCGCCGGACTGTTGCTCGCAAGTTGCGCGGCGGCTCCGAGCCAGAAACTTCACACCGCCCAGAGTTTCAATCCTCCGCCACACTCATTTCAGTCTGCAGCTGACAATGCCGTTAAAATCGGCGTATCATATCAAGTCGCCGGTCAGCGTTATACGCCAGTCGATAGCACGGATTACGATCAGATCGGTCTAGCCAGTTGGTATGGCGAAGAACTTCGAGGTCAGCGAACGGCCAATGGTGAAGTGTTCGATCCCGATGGCATCAGCGCTGCTCACCCCACCTTGCCACTGCCTAGCTATGTGGAAGTAACATCACTAGATACCGGACGCACCATTCTCGTTCGCGTTAACGATCGAGGACCGTTCCATTCGAACCGCATCCTCGACCTCTCCATTGGTGCGGCGCGCCAACTGGGCATAACAGGAAATGGCGCGCGCCAGATCCGCGTCCGGCGCGTGTATCCCAGCGAGTTCGAAAAGCTTGCGCTTCGCAACGGGCAACCGGTCGCCGAGCGGCACGAGTATTCTAACAGCGAACTTGCCGCACTTCGCAGTCGCACTGCATGGCGAATGCCTGTCATGGCGAGCGTTAAGCTACCAGCGGGCAGGGGACCATTCTATCTTCAAGTTGCCAGTTTCTCTTCAAAATCTCGCGCAAGGTCGATGGCAAAACATCTGAATGCAAAACTTTCTCCGCTTGGAGAGCTATACCGTGTGCGTCTTGGCCCCTATGAAACAGCGCGTGAAGCCAACGCAGCGCTGGCACCGCTCGCGGCAAAGGGTTATCCCGATGCTCGTATCGTCCAATGAATTCAATTAACCGTCTTGAGGTGTCATGAAGCGTTTCGCTCCCCCGTTGGTACTCGCCCTTCTCGCTTGGCCTGCAACTGCCGCCGCTCCTCCATTCGATACACCTGCGCCAGTGGCATACATGATCGATCTATCATCAGACGCGGTGCTCTACTCAAAAGATGCGGATCGTCGGATGCCACCGGCATCGATGGCAAAGATGATGACGGTCTATGTCGCGTTCGACATGATCAAGAAAGGCGAGTTGAAACTCGACAAACAATTCAACGTGCGACCCGAAACCTGGAAAAAATGGCATGGGCCAGCAGCAGGTTCAACGATGTTTCTCTCAACGGGTGAGAACGTTAGTGTCGATAATTTGCTGAAGGGCATTGTGACACTTTCGGGCAACGATGCCTGTGTCGTCCTCGCTGAGGGTATTTCCGGGACTGAGGAAGCCTTCGTACAGCGTATGAATCAGCAAGCAAAGCGTCTTGGGCTGACCAACAGTCAGTTCGGCACTTCCAATGGTTGGCCCGATGAGGGGCGGACATATGTCACGGCCCGTGATCTCGCGACGCTTGCCAAGGCGACGATCGAAGACTTTCCCGATCTCTACAAACGTTTCTATTCGCTGCGTGAATTTACCTGGGGCAAAACTCTCGGTTCCAATGCCGATATTACTCAGGCGAACCGCGATCCGCTGCTCGGACGCGTTGCCGGTGCTGACGGCCTAAAAACGGGTCATACAGATGAGGCTGGCTATGGCTTTACCGGGTCAGCCGAACAAGGCGGTCGTCGACTTGTAATGGTTGTCGCAGGGTTGACCAGTTTCAATGCACGCATCTCCGAATCTGTGAAGTTCATGGATTGGGGCTTTCACGCGTGGACAACAAAACCGTTGTTTACCAAAGGGAAGCATGTCGATGTTGCCGAGGTTCAGCAGGGTAGCGCGGCGACAGTCGGGCTTGTTGCTCCTCGCAACCTTGCGGTGACATTGCCGGGCGGCAGCGCCGGAAACATGCAGGTAAAGGTCGTTTATAATGGCCCAATCAAAGCACCGATCAAGGCAGGCGATCACATTGCCGATCTGGTCGTTACCACACCCGACACGCCACCGCAGACGATGCCGCTGGTTGCCGAGACCGATGTTGCCGAAGCCGGATTTTTCGGTCGGTTCTGGGCCGGGCTGAAGTCACTCGTCGGGGCGTGACGGGCAGGTTTATAACCCTTGAGGGCGGCGAGGGCGTTGGAAAATCGACGCAGCTCACGCGGCTTGCAAATGCTATTCGCGCGCGGGACATGAGGTTGTCACCACGCGCGAACCCGGCGGGACGCCCGGTGCAGAAGCGATCCGTGAACTGCTGATGACGGGTGACGAAGATCGCTGGAGCCCACGCGCCGAAGCCCTGCTTTTTGCGGCCGCGCGTGCCGATCACGTTGGAAAGTTTATTCGCCCGGCACTTGAGCGCGGAGCATGGGTTTTATGCGACCGTTTTATAGACTCCACCCGGGCCTATCAGGGAGGAGCGAGCGGGATCAGCGACACCGACGTGCTATCGCTCCATGCGATTGGCAGCGATGGGTTAATGCCCGATCGGACGCTTGTTCTTGAGCTTCCCGTGATCGAGGGCCAGTCACGAACAGCGAAGCGTGACGGAAACTTCAAAGATCGCATGGGCGCACGTGATAGTGAGTATTATCAAAAAGTGACGTCATCTTTTAGAATGTTTGCCGATGATGACCCTAGCCGATTCCGGCGGGTTATTGCGACTGGCTCGGAGGAAGAAGTAACCGCGCAACTATTGGCTGCGTTGGATGGCTTGTTATGAAACTCTACGGTCATGATATACAAATAGCAGCGTTTAAAGCAGCCATGGCGGGTGAGAGAATGCACCATGCGTGGTTGCTCGCCGGACCGCGCGGTGTAGGAAAGGGAAGTTTTGCGCAGGCCGCAGCCCTTCGTTTGCTCGCCGAGGCATCGGGTCGCCCATTAAACTTGCTGGGAAACGATAAAACCCTCGAAGTACCCGAAGACCACCCCGCTGCGCACCTTATGTCGGCAGGAAGCCACCCGGATTTTCGGCACTTACAGCGCATAGCTAATGATAAAGGTAATCTGGCGCGCAATATCACCATCGATCAGGTTCGTGGCCTTCGAACGCTTTTCGCGACTGGAACCTCAATGGGCGATCGGCGTGTCATCCTGATAGATTCGATCGACGATATGGAGCGTGGTGCCGCTAATGCTATATTGAAGAGTCTCGAAGAACCACCTGAAACAACTGTTTTTCTGCTCGTCAGTCACGCTCCGGGACGTTTGCTTCCAACGATACGCTCGCGGTGCCGTATGCTGATGTTCGCGCCATTGAACGAGGCCGCGATGACGTCAGTTTTGACCGATCATTTGCCCGATCTCAGCGTCGAAAAGATTGCATCTCTGCTCGCTGGGGCAAACGGCTTGCCTGCCGCGGCGCTAGGGGCGGCACAACTCGATCTGGCCGCATTCGAAACCACGCTCAATCAACTCGCCACGACCGGTGACCCTACAAATGCAATCCGCACTGGCCTTGCTCAATCGCTTGCGTTGAAGGCAGCACTTCCGCGCTACGAAGCCTTTCTGATGCGTGCACCGACATTTATCGCAACGCGTGCCCGAATCAGCACTGGTCCTGCGCTGGAACGCGCGCTCGTTGCCTGGGGGCGGGCAAGGACACTCAGTGCAATAGCCATCCCACAATCGCTCGTTGCCGAAACCGTTGTTTTCGAAATGGCAGGGTATGTTGCAAGTTTGGCCGACTGGTGATTGCCCGACAGGCTCGCCCACTACAAGCGCGCCTAATTACGTCCCTCGACACCAACGGTCCAGAGCATCTAAAGCCCCTCCATGCTCTCTGAACCTTATTATATCACCACTGCGATCAGCTACCCCAACGGCAAGCCACACATCGGCCATGCTTATGAAGCTATTGCAACCGACGCGATCGCCCGGTTTCATCGCCTGTCAGGACGCGAGGTCTTTTTCCAGACCGGCACTGACGAACATGGCTTGAAAATGGTGAAAACCGCTCGCGAGAAGGGCGTAGAGGTGACGTCACTCTCAAATGAAATGTCTGCTCTTTTCAAATCAATGTGTGATCGGCTTAACATAAGTTATGATCGATTTATTCGAACGACCGAACCTGCTCATCTCAGCGCTAGTCAATCTCTGTGGAAAGCCTTGGAAGCCAATGACGACCTTTATCTTGGGCGATATGAGGGTTGGTATTCGGTTCGCGACGAAGCATTTTACGATGACAAAGAACTCGTAGCGGGGTCGGATGGGGAAGGGGGTAGCAAACTTTCTCCTCAGGGTACCCCGGTCGAATGGACGATTGAGGAAAGCTGGTTCTTTCGCTTGTCGAAATATCAGCAACCGTTGCTCGATTATTTTGCCGCGCATCCTGAATTTATTCGTCCAGAAAGCCGTCGCAATGAAATCCTCCGCTTTGTCGAAGGTGGATTGTCCGACCTCTCGGTTTCGCGGACAAGTTTTGACTGGGGCGTGAAAGTTCCGGGCAGCGATGGCCATGTTATGTACGTGTGGGTCGATGCGCTGACGAACTATTTGACTGGCGTGGGTTATCCCAATGATGCAGAGACTTTCGGCAGATTTTGGCCAGCCGACCTTCACGTCATCGGCAAAGACATTGTGCGTTTCCACACTGTTTACTGGCCAGCATTACTACTCTCGGCGGGACTAGCCTTACCAAAACAGGTGTTTGGCCACGGTTTCCTGCTTGCGCGTGGCGGCGAGAAAATGTCGAAATCGCTCGGCAACGTCGTGGATCCGATTGAACTCGTCGACGCATTCGGAGTGGACGCGCTACGTTATTTCCTGTTGCGCGAAGTGAGCTTTGGATCGGATGGGAGCTATTCTGCTGAAGCCATTGTAACGAGGGTTAATGCAGACTTGGCGAACAACTTCGGCAACCTTGCTCAACGCAGCCTTTCGATGATTGCCAAGAACTGTGATGGAGCGGTGCCGACACCCGGAGCAGCAACAGAAGCTGAAGAATCATTATTGGCTGTAATCACGACCGCGCAGCACGCCGCCAGTGCGGCGATGGCCGACCTTGCTATCAACACGGCGCTAGAGGCAATCTGGCAGGCGATGAGCGCTGCCAACCTTTATTTCGCCGAACAGGCACCCTGGACTGTTCGCAAGACAGATCCAGCGCGCGCCGATACCATATTATACTATACTGCCGAAGCCGTTCGCCGTCTTACCATCCTCTCAACCTGGGCAATTCCAGAGGGTTGCGCAAGAATACTCACTCTACTTGGTCAGTCAACGACACCGAGTTTTACCGACTTGTCGAATATGATCGAGGCCGGAACACCGCTGCCTACCCCCGTGGGCGCTTTTCCGCGACTGGAGTTGCCTGTCTGATGTTCATCGATTCACACTGTCACCTGAATTACAAAGGATTGGTCGAACATCAGGCCGAGGTAATCGCACGAGCACGTAATGCCGGTGTGGATGAGATGCTGAACATATCGACCCGCGAGTCCGAATGGGATGCCGTTGTTGCAATCGCAGAACGCGAACCCGATGTCTGGGCCTCGATCGGCATCCACCCTCATGAAGCCGATAGTCATCCCGACGTTGATACCGCGAAACTGATTGCACGATCAAAACATCCCCGCGTCATCGCAATCGGCGAAACCGGATTGGACTATTACTACGATCATAGCGACCGCGAACAGCAGCGCCTCAGCTTCCGTGCGCACATCACCGCATCGCGCGAAACCGGATTGCCGTTAATCGTGCACACCCGCAGCGCTGAAGACGACACTGCCGCTATTTTGTCCGAGGAAATGGCAAAAGGCTTTTTCCCCGGGGTCATTCACTGTTTTACGGCAAGCGATGCATTCGCCGATGTAGCGTTAGACCTTGGTTTCTACATTTCGATTTCGGGCATCGTGACTTTTAAAAATGCCAAAGGGTTGCAGAAAACAGCCGCTAGAATGCCGGACGAACGTTTATTGATCGAAACCGATTCACCATTTCTGGCGCCAATTCCGCACCGAGGCAAACCATGCGAGCCAGCGTTTGTAGCAGACACGGCGCAATATCTTGCCACTCT
This genomic stretch from Sphingomonas paeninsulae harbors:
- a CDS encoding DUF1501 domain-containing protein yields the protein MIARRQFLSASVLGAGALFVAPGLALATVPTERRFVFIIQRGAADGLDILRPYGDPAFTGLRGALVGDDTLGTKLDGMFALHPELAQVARMYGQGQALFVHAIASPYRDRSHFDGQNVLETGGNQPYAVRDGWLNRLVTMLPRSTDAAIAIAATIPTALRGSVQVASYEPSALPHAADDLMARVTALYDADPQLHPVWAAALETNGLAAGVGASRDPVSLGRLTASFLTKPSGPRIAMLETLGWDTHTAQKGRLANQLKGLDAMLAALRDGLGAAWSQTTVLVATEFGRTAAVNGSGGTDHGTASVAMLVGGAVKGGRIVSDWPGLAPAKLYQQRDLRPTSSLDGLIAGVAAESFELDHEKVGRTLFSQNTIGRPMSDLLKS
- a CDS encoding lytic murein transglycosylase, whose product is MRGKTKIATKLAFGLAFATAMIVPVTTLGGSPAVAQNGSGFDAYMAQLGRQAIAQGVTRQTVDAVIPTLTFNQRVVDLDRAQPGGNPAGPTSAIPAFAPYRAKHVDAARIARGRVKYQALRGLLARVERETGVPESIMVSIWGNETNYGSYTGDFDLPRSLASLAYDGRRRDLFAQEFIDSLKIIDRGISRDTIKGSWAGATGLPQFLPSMYLKVARDGDGDGRIDIWNSEADALASIANYFVQAGWRPNQPWGVAVNVPASLNRAALVNRTVSPRCPRVHDRHTRWLTVGEWRSLGVTPTGRTLPDSTLASLLEPDGPGATAYLLTGNYRVILDYNCSNFYALSVALLSDAVAGG
- a CDS encoding septal ring lytic transglycosylase RlpA family protein, producing the protein MRIEPITAGLLLASCAAAPSQKLHTAQSFNPPPHSFQSAADNAVKIGVSYQVAGQRYTPVDSTDYDQIGLASWYGEELRGQRTANGEVFDPDGISAAHPTLPLPSYVEVTSLDTGRTILVRVNDRGPFHSNRILDLSIGAARQLGITGNGARQIRVRRVYPSEFEKLALRNGQPVAERHEYSNSELAALRSRTAWRMPVMASVKLPAGRGPFYLQVASFSSKSRARSMAKHLNAKLSPLGELYRVRLGPYETAREANAALAPLAAKGYPDARIVQ
- a CDS encoding D-alanyl-D-alanine carboxypeptidase family protein, with translation MKRFAPPLVLALLAWPATAAAPPFDTPAPVAYMIDLSSDAVLYSKDADRRMPPASMAKMMTVYVAFDMIKKGELKLDKQFNVRPETWKKWHGPAAGSTMFLSTGENVSVDNLLKGIVTLSGNDACVVLAEGISGTEEAFVQRMNQQAKRLGLTNSQFGTSNGWPDEGRTYVTARDLATLAKATIEDFPDLYKRFYSLREFTWGKTLGSNADITQANRDPLLGRVAGADGLKTGHTDEAGYGFTGSAEQGGRRLVMVVAGLTSFNARISESVKFMDWGFHAWTTKPLFTKGKHVDVAEVQQGSAATVGLVAPRNLAVTLPGGSAGNMQVKVVYNGPIKAPIKAGDHIADLVVTTPDTPPQTMPLVAETDVAEAGFFGRFWAGLKSLVGA
- a CDS encoding AAA family ATPase, whose protein sequence is MKLYGHDIQIAAFKAAMAGERMHHAWLLAGPRGVGKGSFAQAAALRLLAEASGRPLNLLGNDKTLEVPEDHPAAHLMSAGSHPDFRHLQRIANDKGNLARNITIDQVRGLRTLFATGTSMGDRRVILIDSIDDMERGAANAILKSLEEPPETTVFLLVSHAPGRLLPTIRSRCRMLMFAPLNEAAMTSVLTDHLPDLSVEKIASLLAGANGLPAAALGAAQLDLAAFETTLNQLATTGDPTNAIRTGLAQSLALKAALPRYEAFLMRAPTFIATRARISTGPALERALVAWGRARTLSAIAIPQSLVAETVVFEMAGYVASLADW
- the metG gene encoding methionine--tRNA ligase — translated: MLSEPYYITTAISYPNGKPHIGHAYEAIATDAIARFHRLSGREVFFQTGTDEHGLKMVKTAREKGVEVTSLSNEMSALFKSMCDRLNISYDRFIRTTEPAHLSASQSLWKALEANDDLYLGRYEGWYSVRDEAFYDDKELVAGSDGEGGSKLSPQGTPVEWTIEESWFFRLSKYQQPLLDYFAAHPEFIRPESRRNEILRFVEGGLSDLSVSRTSFDWGVKVPGSDGHVMYVWVDALTNYLTGVGYPNDAETFGRFWPADLHVIGKDIVRFHTVYWPALLLSAGLALPKQVFGHGFLLARGGEKMSKSLGNVVDPIELVDAFGVDALRYFLLREVSFGSDGSYSAEAIVTRVNADLANNFGNLAQRSLSMIAKNCDGAVPTPGAATEAEESLLAVITTAQHAASAAMADLAINTALEAIWQAMSAANLYFAEQAPWTVRKTDPARADTILYYTAEAVRRLTILSTWAIPEGCARILTLLGQSTTPSFTDLSNMIEAGTPLPTPVGAFPRLELPV
- a CDS encoding TatD family hydrolase, with product MFIDSHCHLNYKGLVEHQAEVIARARNAGVDEMLNISTRESEWDAVVAIAEREPDVWASIGIHPHEADSHPDVDTAKLIARSKHPRVIAIGETGLDYYYDHSDREQQRLSFRAHITASRETGLPLIVHTRSAEDDTAAILSEEMAKGFFPGVIHCFTASDAFADVALDLGFYISISGIVTFKNAKGLQKTAARMPDERLLIETDSPFLAPIPHRGKPCEPAFVADTAQYLATLRGVSIEELGAVTCENFRRLFAKSKAPARLP